Within the Procambarus clarkii isolate CNS0578487 chromosome 28, FALCON_Pclarkii_2.0, whole genome shotgun sequence genome, the region TCTGGCAGTTGACTTGTCCACTCGGAACCTTACCGTCGTCTTGAATGATGAGGTTAGTCTAACATGGGTGAATAAATCGACAATTAAATAAAATTAGTAATAGTGTAATGTAATACAGTATAAAGAGCTTTTACCCTGGCTTGTACTCATAACCCATTTTTTTTCACCCGATTGCCAGTTTATTCCTCTATCCAATCCGCCATACTCACTTCTAGGAACTCAAACCTGGAAATGCCGCAAAGATTCTGCCAAGGGTTGGCAAGCTATCTAAGCTTCTAACTAGTTTTACACAGCTTCCAGGAGCACCTGTGGAAGGGAATTATGGTTTTTGTTTATCCATATGCTCTGAAATACAGTAACACTGAATACACCTAGTTCGTGTAACACATCAATAAAAGGGCATTTATATTTCTGAGTTTAAGGTAAAAATATCACTGTTACTCCTGTCATGGGTGCTTCCGAGAATTGTCTAAAATTGGTTAGTTGCTAATCCTGTTACCTGTTATTGATTTCAAGGATCAATGTACCCACGGCCCAACCTTTGATcatgcctcctggttgctggtctgatcaaccaggctgttcgatgCGGCTGCTCGAAGCCTGatatacgaatcacagcctggttgatcaagtatcctttgaaGGTACTTAATTGTCTTAGCATACCAATTTTACTTCTGCTTTTcagtggggctattttgcacattctgccatgccttctggtcttatGTGGTATTATTTGTGTATGTGGATTTGGAAACAGTCCTTcaaatattttccaagtgtaaattattatgtatctctcccacctgcgctctaGGGAAAACATTAAATTTTTTTaggcggtcccaataatttaatgttttattgagtggaggTAAAAAATCTAtgagctctccaggtcagcaatttctccagctttgagtgGAGTTGTTAATGTACAAAAATACGCCACTCTAAGAGAGCACTaaagtcttgaaaagtatcatcattggcacAGCATCTGTTGTTTGGAAGatttttgttatccaacctgtcatttttattGCAGTTGTGGCAGCAACtttgttgtgttctttaaaggtaaggcctTCCAACATGATTCAAATAAAATTACTCTTAAATCTGTAACATTGCTTTTTCTTTCAATAGTGTGGTTTGACTGTTTTATATGTGATTTCTGCTTTGATGATTTCTTTTCCATACTAGAGTCATTTGGAACTTGTCTGCATTAACATCATTACACAGAGTAATTACACTATCGAGatgcatcagtgagaaaatccatagTAACCATGATGTGGGTTTGAACCAATGCACTAGGCATTCCCAGGCACATGCTCTGGACAACTATACCATGACATGGTCACAAGGATTGATACttggggtactactgcaccctctaGAGTTCTTGAGGCTTCAATTGAAACTAAACTAGAGTGTCACAATGCCCCATGCACAGCCtagtaccccaggttgcaatccatttgaccatgtcgtggaatTGTTGTCTAGAGCATGTGCCTGTGAATATCCAGcgcatagattcgaaccctcatcacgtttcctacagattttctcattgaaCATCACGTTACTTTCTGTGGCAAATTGAAAGACTTGAATaacatcagattggaggtttgctgtgtcctctatattggCTAATCTCATGAAAATTCTAGTGTAACTGCAATGGAAGATTCGGTACTATAGTTTGCATCCTTGTCtgtgtctgatatgaggatgagagaaAAGTACAGGAGAAAGCAAGGTACCTTGGGGAACTGAACTTTTCACTGTGGATGATTcagattttactttgttgactattacattcTGGATTCTGTTAGTCAGCATTTTGTTTGACTTCCTGGCATTTACGACCACGTAATAGTGGTATAGCAATCATGAGAGCAGGAGCACCCAGTTTTGAACCCATGTTCCCCAGGGTTACATAGATACTGTGATTCCATATGGTTTATGAACTTACTTTTTAGCACTGTTACGATGATTTTTATGATGTTGGAGCTATTGGTCCATAAATTTTTGCAtcagctttactacctcctttgtgaacTGACTCAATCTCCACTGTTTTAAGTATGTCAGGAGATAACACCAGTATTTAGGCTCAGTCTCCAAAAGATGTTTAGGGCCTGTGATGTGGTTTTATACAATTCTTAATGAATATAGAATTGCAggagtctgggcctggtgcagagtgcataggtatGCTGTCTATGACTACTCCAAAGTTGAGTGGGGGTTGTCATAACATCTCTTATATAGTTtgatggtggtgtcacattcaTAATTTGTTTGGATCATTGATCTGCAAGGTGTTCAGAGGTTCACTGAAAACAGAATCATACTGTAACTTCAGCATTTCACTCAATTCATTGCTGTAGTCTGTGAAGGTTCCGTCACCCCTTGCACAAGGCCCCCAGCAGACTCTTTGATGAATCTTCAAATTAGTCTTATAGGTGAGATGTTGGCAGAGTAAATAGTGATGACCTGGCAATCAATAGATCATGAGCTAGGCATGGAATATGTTACGGGCAATCATGTGATAATCGTGATGActgtttcaggtgtggagtgatgtGCTGGAGTACAAGAAACCACTACTGGAGAACGAGACGGGGGCCATAGTGCAAGGGGGTGGATACATGCTGCTTGGGATTGACCAAGACGAGTATGGTGGTCTCTTTAAAAGTATGCAATCCCTCTGTGGCGACCTCACTGATCTTCGGCTTTACTCTGTTTTCCTGCCTCTTCAAAAGATGATCGATTTTGTTAGCTGTTTACCCATGGAAGTCGACCACCAGCCAGTAATTGATCTAACACAAATGCACCTCTTCATGCAAGGTAAAGCATTAAAAATGAGCAATGTTAGCCAGAAATCACAGTGCGCACACAGAGTAAATGCATATAATCTAATATTTCCTGTACGTCTCTCGTTCCATGCCAGCGTTGGATTGTGCCACAAAACTGGGGGACATCTGGGACTGCCACAAAACAACAGACAGAATGAAAATTTAATAGATCTTGTGATGCCATACCAAGACATCTGTGGAGATGATTACATTGAGAGTGTCTGGCTGGGACTGAAAGGAGATCTCACAACATATACCTGGAGGCATTATCAGACATGGCAGATCCCATCACTACTGAAGATCTCCTATGAATTCCTTTATCAGACTGAAGCTGTATCATGCATAAGTGTATCAATTGCTCCTAAAAGCTCAAAGTGGCATGGATTCTGGTTTCCCACTAACTGCAATAACACCTTGATGTGCACCTATTGTGAGTATAATGACACCATCATTCTACGGCTGAGAGGACTGTGTGGCGCTTTGGGCTTCGACACAGAGTTTATATTAACAGAGACTGAAAATCGACTAATCTTTCTAGGAAAATCTGTTTCACGAATCACCTGGGGAACAGAGAATAATACTATTCAGGCTAATGACTCGTGGAACTTGATCCACGAGGAAATGGACTTTATACGAGGACAAATGCTGCCCTCACAAGGCATCTTCCCTATTGGCCGACACAGGTGGTATATTGAAAGTGACAGGTGTGGCAGCAACAATTTGACCCTCTCTTTCAGCATCTGTCAGCTGGGCGAGTTCACATGTGATGATGGGACCTGCATACCATTGGACTACCGCTGTAACTTAAATATTGACTGTGAGGATCAGAGTGACGAGGCCGATTGTGAGGTTTGTTAAATGTTCATGATGTAAATGGATAATAATTTGGTATGAAATAAATTAAATCCTCTTGTGGAAGTTTTTGCATAGTACAGAGAGAACGTGCTTTTTGTTGACAGGTGGTGGTTATTTCGGAGAATTACAACCAGTTACTGCCACCACCTGGACCACAATCCGGGCGCCCAATGTTGGTAGACATTGATGTTAACATTGAGTTCATCAAGAAGTTGGATGTAATGAGCTTCATGCTGGAACAAGATCTGCAAGTACATCTCCTCTGGCATGATTCAAGACTAAAGTTTCGCCAATTACGACAAGATCCAGCTCTTAATGCAGCAGACGAAGGAATGATATGGACGCCAGAGATAGAGATGCGGGGAGAAATGAACAGCTACACTCATGTCATTACCCACACCAGAGAGACAGTGGTTCTCAGGGAAACATCCCCATTACCTGACAACACAGCCATTGCTAAGGAAGGTATGACAAATATTTTTTATTAATGTATAGAATATATTCTTGAATTATTTAATTTGACTGCCTTTGGGTGTCCATAAAGAATTCTTAACTTAAATATTCGTAATTTGAATGAGAATATAGATTATTTGTTAAAATCCTTTGTACTCAAATTTGATGACATAATGCCAACATAATGAGGTAATACTTAAGGTGAGGTCTCACAAACTGGGGAAGGCAGATCTTTGGGTGAGAAACAGGAATGGGATAACCAGCCAGGAATGCTTGGCACCAGAGCTGAACTGGCCACATGAGAGCCAGAAGGATACAGTTCAAATTGTTATTGTGTTAGGTGTTATTGCATATTGCTTACCCACCATTTATTCTTTGCACAGTTACTTGCAACTGCCACTTCTTGAGATCATACCATTGACTTGGTGACTGGTTACTGGCTCAAGCAGTCCGTAACACCATAGGTACCTAATTTTCTTCAAGCAGTAGTATTTTCTTTTTAATTCTAACCTACGGTATACTAAATTCTGATCTTGGCTCCTGGTAGCAAGATGTACCAGGACAATGGAACCCACCCCTGCCTAAGGCATAACTGGACCAGCATTTAGCTCAAGGAGTTACTGAGGGGCCATCCCAGAaaaatttacccacacatttaTCAGAGCACTAGGAGGTGTTTGACCACATTCAGGCAGGCTTGCTATGTGCGATGCTCTTTCTGTTGGACCATGAGCTCTAATAAATACAAGGGATGATGGTACCTGCATCATGTTACCCAGCTAATCTACACTGTGTTGCCAAGCCACTAAGGTAGCCAGTGACTGAAAACCTTTTCATTCCCTTATTTTTTTCAGGAATACAATAAgccttttatcttttttttttttagcctggTCTGTATTTAGTTAAGTCTTGATATTTATTATTGTTTAAATATGATTTATACTTTTAGTAAAAACTTTATAAATATCTCAATATAAGTGCTTGGAAATATGGAAGAATCAAGATAAATTTAAGAGATATTGTAGCATTTTCTGAGGAAATAATTTCTTATATTTCTATTTAAATACTGTACTTGTTTGTGGAACCTTAACCTTTATATGACTCCAATTGCTATCTGCAATTACTTATTATGCTTGAATTCCCATATGAATTTTATCTGCCTATATTTCTGActaatttctggggggagcccgtcagctccccggagctatccagactgatattgctaatgtcagactttggcatcactcgtgtgtatggagttctttaggcctaccagggaccacgagccagaacctggtcctctcagagaggcactaggagcaatggcctatagaaacccacaTGTGATTGGACGCATTCTCTGTCTGCCATtgacgggtcaggcacccagaaagataagcatccctaaacaaacccctattctggttaagaaattgctactgagagccaaactagtggataaaACTCCCCTAACAAAAATGAGCTAACGAGCATGACGTTACTAtatcgccgcgccgctgtctgcacagctcccccctccccttggtGAGGAATCCCAAGACCTCACCTCATACCGAGGTGAGGTCTTGGGATTCCCAGACCCCTCGCGCCGGCTACCTAAAACCCCAGTTCTAATGCTGATGCGTTAGGcagaggtcgtgtgctctggctccagactTGGTCTCAGCTCTGTGCCTTGTGGCGTGGTGGCTGTCTTGTAgggggtgtgtgagccaggagtaattctTCCGtattcgggctgcatgcgcctagggttcccttccctaggtgcctggtaagtactgcccttggggccaccttccacaagttccttgggttctgcctctggccgtttactgctcagttttcggccgccctttgtgGGCTAGGGTCTTCCAACTCCCTTGTTCACCTTAGGGTagaaggcagtttgcactggtaaggggcgcagggtactgcgcaaATTGTTTTCGCCAATCATAACGGCTGGCTCTGTTTCGCCTGGGTatactgtcctcttgcggggttttcttttttcttttgatTGCCTGCCTGGTGGGGGAAGGTCTGCCTTGGTTTTGGCCCCGTGTACTGAGTGCTCTTCTCTATTTCGGTGGTACccccatgagtgtacacgtcctggGGGTTCAGTTCCATCTGGTTCCTTGCCAGCATGGGTTTCCAgctctgcttgctcggtgttcacacctgaggttttcccgcggctctgcctcttccTATGCTCGATCAGTCCATGGTGGGGCGGGTTAGGTTCTGCCTCGAGTCTCTCACCATCtgttggtgttcaggtggcttcgttgatagtgtcccacctgcgtgcttcgtcgcAGCGGCGATGTGGGgttttttggcggtccttcctttttctttttctttttgtcccTTCGTAGGTTTGCTGTGTTTTGTTGgtgtggtcttgtccttctcttgtgGAGGTTCAGAGCCatcatcttgccacatactgtcgccttgtcTCGTGTGGCGCTGGTGGAGTCACTTCTGGTTGTTCCGGTTTTGGTGTTCCCTCTGCACCAATTCACGAGATGTCTCTAGTGTAGTTCATCTCCAGCCTGCTCTTGCCCCGCTTGAGCCGTCCTGGTTCTTGGATTGGGTgctctcctctcttctcctcagtttgttgtgCCCCTTCGGTTCTGGATTATTTTCCGAGGCTCGTTTCTAGTTGGTGTTGGCCTCTGGGGGCCGAGTCAGGGTGCTTCATTCTCTCCTCCGGCCCCAGGGTTTCTGTTCTTTTGGTCCTCGTGATAGGTTTGTTtgcttgcagccatctccttcttttctggcggagACTGAcatggctgctttccggaggggtccttgggttgttgatgcttggttggtctggccgggggtgcatcatgtgttgtgttcggttgcggcgcttcgccattCTTTGTGTGCCATGGCTGCCGTGACTGGGGTCATGCTTTGGGTTGCTCCAGTTtcctttcttccctgttccagggtgcaGTTCTCTCGGGTTGTCCGCGGGGTGGTTTGTTCCAGCCAGCATGCAGTCTATCCCCATGCCCACAACATTCGTAGGTTGGTTACGCATTCCTTCGTTGATGTTCCTGGGCCTGTATGGCCTTGGGTAGGCGGTTGCAGTCTTTTGTCTCCACTTCGAGTTGGGGGGTGAGCAACGTCCGCCTCCTGGGTAGGTCCCTCTCTTTTTCGTCTTTTGataggtagctccagggagccaatggggctccctccagaaaaccagtgttgtatgtaatgaaacgtcattttctgggagacccctggaggctccccggcagccctccctccctccctccggtcggcagtttttcgcgtgttttgatatccagcctcagaacgtgGGTTTTGGGTAGCCagcgtgaggggtctggggctcccccttccccctcccagggaggagggAGCTGTGCAGACGGCGGCGCAGTGTGGtgacgtggtgacgtcatgctcgttagcTCATTTTTGTTacaggagttctgtccactagtttggtTCTCGGTAataatttcttaaccagaataggggtttgttttgggatgcttacctttctgggtgcctgacccggtcgatggcagacatagaatgcttccaaccacatgggggtttctataggccattgctcctcatgcctctctgagggggccaggttctgcctcgtggtccccagtaggcctaaagaactccatacacatgactgatgccaaagtctgacattagtaatatcagcctggatagctcaggGAAACCTCcgagtctcgcccagaaaatggcatttcactacattcaacgctggttttttaccaTTTGCACCATGATGTAGGCCTTTTATTTAGCTGAACTATTTAAGAATAATATAATTGTTACTTATGAGATTAATCTTTGCTAATTCAACAGAATCTGTCATACGTTACTCGTGTTATGAGGTAAATATGATGCAAAATGGATTGACTAtggctatttatttatttatttatttatatatatacaagaaggtacattgggtttgcaagaatacattggatagtacagtatttacattcttgtaaagccactagtacgtgcagcgtttcgggcaggtccttaatctagcagataattttaagtaggtaatttctatcagaattgataaatgataaagatacattgcaagagaaaatgagatgagagagcttagtaagtatattaaagcacattgttatattaaagctctgattgattacattgacagcttgattagtaatttaaaacaagattaatagacaccatacagcagattgacagcacatataagacagcaatgatcacaatggtaaagatgttcaaattgggaacataaaggttgggagattgggtagcaatagatacagtgcaattttaaggcaaaaagtgaaaaactatgaagatgaaattaggtactttttagtattgattttgaatgatgtaaaagttggacagcttttcaattcagtagggagtgagttccataaactgggtccctttatttgcatagagtgtttacacagattaagtttaattctggggatatcaaagagatatttatttctggtgtagtgatgatgggtcctattacatctgcccaggaagagtttcagacaaggatttgcatttaagaacagggttttgtaaatgtagttgacacaagagaatttatggagtgagattatgtttagcatgtttagggagttaaacaagggggctgtgtgttgtctgaaagcagaatttgatattattctgatagcagatttttgctgggtgatgatggacttgaggtggtttgcagtggttgaaccccatgcacagataccatagttgagatagggatagattagtgcataatatagagagatgagagcagagttaggtacataatatctgattttggagagtataccaactgttttagagacttagttatgtgttgtatgtgggtactgaagttgagtctcttgtctaggaatatgccaagaaactttccatcatttttattgctaatgtttacattgtctatctgtctatcattGTCAATCATTGTCTATCTATTAGCTTGGCTAAACATATTTGACAATTTTGGTACACTTTTTTTTATGAAATACCCTATGGTATTTCATAAAGTGTGCTAGTGTATCAGGCACAGATGTGAATAATCATTCTACTAATTTTATAGCATAAAAGATTGAAGAGTACGATACCTGGCTTCTACTCAGAGACCAGGGATTGAACTTCCAGTAGAATCGAGGAATATTTTTTATGTACTGTAGCCTGTATCTAGCTGTTAAAACATTTACAAAACTTATATTACCCTTGTTTTTAATGCATTTACAGATTTAGGTAGTGTATATGTTTTCACTTAACAGACTTGCTTTATGAAGGGTGGAGCAATCGGTTGAGGAGCAAGCATCGCCTCACTGTGACCTCGGCTTGCCATAT harbors:
- the LOC123754971 gene encoding uncharacterized protein isoform X1, whose translation is MKKCILVSAAVMSLYLIPGLWAKEVPMVTFQADLWPRNDSWLWWQGPPIPTMTQVTFCTHLTLRRLRRMVPLVSYSTLRTDNEFLIVLDTSYSSLYFTCCDLLAWRKLMTFDVFYPIHICLAVDLSTRNLTVVLNDEVWSDVLEYKKPLLENETGAIVQGGGYMLLGIDQDEYGGLFKSMQSLCGDLTDLRLYSVFLPLQKMIDFVSCLPMEVDHQPVIDLTQMHLFMQGKALKMSNVSQKSQCAHRVNAYNLIFPVRLSFHASVGLCHKTGGHLGLPQNNRQNENLIDLVMPYQDICGDDYIESVWLGLKGDLTTYTWRHYQTWQIPSLLKISYEFLYQTEAVSCISVSIAPKSSKWHGFWFPTNCNNTLMCTYCEYNDTIILRLRGLCGALGFDTEFILTETENRLIFLGKSVSRITWGTENNTIQANDSWNLIHEEMDFIRGQMLPSQGIFPIGRHRWYIESDRCGSNNLTLSFSICQLGEFTCDDGTCIPLDYRCNLNIDCEDQSDEADCEVVVISENYNQLLPPPGPQSGRPMLVDIDVNIEFIKKLDVMSFMLEQDLQVHLLWHDSRLKFRQLRQDPALNAADEGMIWTPEIEMRGEMNSYTHVITHTRETVVLRETSPLPDNTAIAKEDLLYEGWSNRLRSKHRLTVTSACHMDLTYYPFDSQHCSLTLLLDKCSLHDVFINNTTVIFTGMKLLLEYNVEDVTLKRFPIESQSCVQINIIFTNLNGYFISNTYIPTFLLVIISYITFFFDMEDFTNRIMVALTSLLVLASLFAQTSIAIPRTAYLKLIDVWFVFCICMDFFMVVMLVVTDVLLRRERLGQDLKISYKTAHVFPVQCVGELSQRKKTRPSTALVIHKITVMVIPLMILIFVIIYIGIILYA
- the LOC123754971 gene encoding uncharacterized protein isoform X2, encoding MVTFQADLWPRNDSWLWWQGPPIPTMTQVTFCTHLTLRRLRRMVPLVSYSTLRTDNEFLIVLDTSYSSLYFTCCDLLAWRKLMTFDVFYPIHICLAVDLSTRNLTVVLNDEVWSDVLEYKKPLLENETGAIVQGGGYMLLGIDQDEYGGLFKSMQSLCGDLTDLRLYSVFLPLQKMIDFVSCLPMEVDHQPVIDLTQMHLFMQGKALKMSNVSQKSQCAHRVNAYNLIFPVRLSFHASVGLCHKTGGHLGLPQNNRQNENLIDLVMPYQDICGDDYIESVWLGLKGDLTTYTWRHYQTWQIPSLLKISYEFLYQTEAVSCISVSIAPKSSKWHGFWFPTNCNNTLMCTYCEYNDTIILRLRGLCGALGFDTEFILTETENRLIFLGKSVSRITWGTENNTIQANDSWNLIHEEMDFIRGQMLPSQGIFPIGRHRWYIESDRCGSNNLTLSFSICQLGEFTCDDGTCIPLDYRCNLNIDCEDQSDEADCEVVVISENYNQLLPPPGPQSGRPMLVDIDVNIEFIKKLDVMSFMLEQDLQVHLLWHDSRLKFRQLRQDPALNAADEGMIWTPEIEMRGEMNSYTHVITHTRETVVLRETSPLPDNTAIAKEDLLYEGWSNRLRSKHRLTVTSACHMDLTYYPFDSQHCSLTLLLDKCSLHDVFINNTTVIFTGMKLLLEYNVEDVTLKRFPIESQSCVQINIIFTNLNGYFISNTYIPTFLLVIISYITFFFDMEDFTNRIMVALTSLLVLASLFAQTSIAIPRTAYLKLIDVWFVFCICMDFFMVVMLVVTDVLLRRERLGQDLKISYKTAHVFPVQCVGELSQRKKTRPSTALVIHKITVMVIPLMILIFVIIYIGIILYA
- the LOC123754971 gene encoding uncharacterized protein isoform X3 — translated: MANLEVLDTSYSSLYFTCCDLLAWRKLMTFDVFYPIHICLAVDLSTRNLTVVLNDEVWSDVLEYKKPLLENETGAIVQGGGYMLLGIDQDEYGGLFKSMQSLCGDLTDLRLYSVFLPLQKMIDFVSCLPMEVDHQPVIDLTQMHLFMQGKALKMSNVSQKSQCAHRVNAYNLIFPVRLSFHASVGLCHKTGGHLGLPQNNRQNENLIDLVMPYQDICGDDYIESVWLGLKGDLTTYTWRHYQTWQIPSLLKISYEFLYQTEAVSCISVSIAPKSSKWHGFWFPTNCNNTLMCTYCEYNDTIILRLRGLCGALGFDTEFILTETENRLIFLGKSVSRITWGTENNTIQANDSWNLIHEEMDFIRGQMLPSQGIFPIGRHRWYIESDRCGSNNLTLSFSICQLGEFTCDDGTCIPLDYRCNLNIDCEDQSDEADCEVVVISENYNQLLPPPGPQSGRPMLVDIDVNIEFIKKLDVMSFMLEQDLQVHLLWHDSRLKFRQLRQDPALNAADEGMIWTPEIEMRGEMNSYTHVITHTRETVVLRETSPLPDNTAIAKEDLLYEGWSNRLRSKHRLTVTSACHMDLTYYPFDSQHCSLTLLLDKCSLHDVFINNTTVIFTGMKLLLEYNVEDVTLKRFPIESQSCVQINIIFTNLNGYFISNTYIPTFLLVIISYITFFFDMEDFTNRIMVALTSLLVLASLFAQTSIAIPRTAYLKLIDVWFVFCICMDFFMVVMLVVTDVLLRRERLGQDLKISYKTAHVFPVQCVGELSQRKKTRPSTALVIHKITVMVIPLMILIFVIIYIGIILYA